In Bacillus cereus ATCC 14579, a single window of DNA contains:
- the cspC gene encoding cold shock protein CspC: MQGRVKWFNAEKGFGFIEREDGDDVFVHFSAIQQDGYKSLEEGQQVEFDIVDGARGPQAANVVKL, translated from the coding sequence ATGCAAGGAAGAGTGAAATGGTTCAATGCAGAAAAGGGATTTGGGTTTATTGAGCGTGAAGATGGTGACGATGTATTTGTCCATTTTTCTGCTATTCAACAAGATGGGTATAAGTCATTGGAAGAAGGGCAACAAGTAGAGTTTGACATTGTAGATGGAGCACGTGGACCACAAGCAGCTAATGTTGTGAAACTGTAG
- the prfB gene encoding peptide chain release factor 2 (programmed frameshift) → MELVEIRQELEKMAKRLAAFRGSLDLPTKEKQIAELEEKMMGAGFWDDQQGAQAVINEANALKDMVGKFRQLDETFENLEITHELLKEEYDEDLHEELESEVKGLIQEMNEYELQLLLSDPYDKNNAILELHPGAGGTESQDWGSMLLRMYTRWAEKRGFKVETVDYLPGDEAGIKSVTLLIKGHNAYGYLKAEKGVHRLVRISPFDSSGRRHTSFVSCEVVPEFNDEVEIEVRTEDLKIDTYRASGAGGQHVNTTDSAVRITHTPTNTVVTCQSERSQIKNREHAMKMLKAKLYQKKLEEQQAELDEIRGEQKEIGWGSQIRSYVFHPYSLVKDHRTNTEVGNVQAVMDGEIDPFIDAYLRSRI, encoded by the exons ATGGAATTAGTAGAAATTAGACAGGAATTAGAGAAAATGGCTAAGCGATTAGCGGCTTTTAGGGGGTCTCTT GACCTCCCTACTAAGGAGAAACAAATTGCAGAATTAGAAGAGAAAATGATGGGCGCAGGATTTTGGGATGACCAACAAGGCGCACAAGCTGTAATTAATGAAGCGAATGCGTTAAAAGATATGGTTGGAAAGTTCCGTCAGTTAGATGAGACGTTCGAAAATTTAGAAATCACGCATGAGCTTTTAAAAGAAGAGTATGATGAAGATTTACATGAGGAATTAGAATCAGAAGTAAAAGGCTTAATTCAAGAAATGAATGAGTATGAGCTTCAGTTACTATTAAGTGATCCTTATGATAAAAATAATGCGATTTTAGAATTACATCCAGGTGCAGGTGGAACTGAGTCACAAGACTGGGGTTCTATGCTATTACGTATGTACACACGCTGGGCTGAAAAACGCGGATTCAAAGTAGAAACGGTTGACTATTTACCAGGTGATGAAGCTGGTATTAAGAGTGTAACTTTATTAATTAAAGGTCATAACGCTTACGGTTACTTAAAAGCAGAGAAAGGTGTACATCGTCTTGTACGTATTTCACCATTCGATTCTTCAGGGCGTCGTCATACATCATTCGTATCTTGTGAAGTTGTACCAGAGTTCAATGATGAAGTTGAAATCGAAGTACGTACAGAAGATTTAAAAATTGATACGTACCGAGCAAGTGGAGCTGGTGGACAGCACGTAAATACGACAGATTCAGCAGTTCGTATTACACATACACCGACAAATACGGTTGTAACATGTCAGTCGGAGCGCTCTCAAATTAAAAACCGTGAGCATGCGATGAAAATGTTAAAAGCGAAATTATATCAAAAGAAACTAGAAGAGCAACAAGCAGAATTAGATGAAATTCGCGGAGAGCAAAAAGAAATCGGATGGGGTAGCCAAATCCGTTCTTACGTATTCCACCCGTATTCTCTTGTAAAAGACCATCGTACAAATACGGAGGTTGGTAACGTACAAGCTGTTATGGATGGAGAGATTGATCCATTTATTGATGCTTACTTACGTTCTCGCATCTAA
- the ftsE gene encoding cell division ATP-binding protein FtsE yields MIKMTNVYKEYPNGMKAIAGLTVNIKQGEFVYVVGPSGAGKSTFIKMMYREEKPSTGSINVNGLTIETLAERDVPYFRRQLGVIFQDFKLLPKLTVYENVSFALEVIEEEPDAIRERVTEVLGLVGLEDRADALPSELSGGEQQRVAIARAIVNRPKVVIADEPTGNLDIETALDIMNIFTRINERGTTIVMATHNADIVNTIRHRVIAIEGGKIVRDEIEGGYGYEG; encoded by the coding sequence ATGATAAAAATGACGAATGTTTATAAGGAGTACCCGAATGGTATGAAAGCCATTGCTGGTCTTACAGTTAACATTAAACAAGGTGAATTCGTATACGTAGTTGGACCGAGTGGAGCCGGAAAATCTACATTTATTAAAATGATGTATCGTGAAGAGAAACCATCTACAGGATCTATTAATGTAAATGGACTTACTATTGAAACATTGGCAGAAAGAGATGTTCCGTATTTCCGTCGTCAATTAGGCGTGATTTTCCAAGATTTCAAATTGCTACCTAAATTAACGGTATATGAGAATGTTTCGTTTGCTTTAGAAGTAATTGAAGAAGAACCGGATGCAATTCGTGAGCGTGTAACAGAAGTTCTAGGTCTTGTAGGCCTTGAAGATCGTGCAGACGCACTTCCAAGTGAGCTTTCGGGCGGGGAGCAACAACGTGTGGCTATTGCAAGAGCAATTGTAAATAGACCAAAGGTTGTAATTGCCGATGAGCCAACAGGTAACTTAGATATTGAAACAGCTCTTGATATTATGAATATTTTTACTCGCATTAATGAGCGCGGCACAACGATTGTTATGGCGACGCATAATGCAGATATCGTAAATACAATCCGTCATCGTGTAATCGCGATTGAAGGCGGAAAAATTGTTCGAGATGAGATTGAGGGAGGATACGGATATGAAGGCTAA
- the secA gene encoding preprotein translocase subunit SecA yields MIGILKKVFDVNQRQIKRMQKTVEQIDALESSIKPLTDEQLKGKTLEFKERLTKGETVDDLLPEAFAVVREAATRVLGMRPYGVQLMGGIALHEGNISEMKTGEGKTLTSTLPVYLNALTGKGVHVVTVNEYLAQRDASEMGQLHEFLGLTVGINLNSMSREEKQEAYAADITYSTNNELGFDYLRDNMGLYKEECVQRPLHFAIIDEVDSILVDEARTPLIISGQAQKSTELYMFANAFVRTLENEKDYSFDVKTKNVMLTEDGITKAEKAFHIENLFDLKHVALLHHINQGLRAHVVMHRDTDYVVQEGEIVIVDQFTGRLMKGRRYSEGLHQAIEAKEGVEIQNESMTLATITFQNYFRMYEKLSGMTGTAKTEEEEFRNIYNMNVIVIPTNKPIIRDDRADLIFKSMEGKFNAVVEDIVNRHKKGQPVLVGTVAIETSELISKMLTRKGVRHNILNAKNHAREADIIAEAGIKGAVTIATNMAGRGTDIKLGDDVKNVGLAVIGTERHESRRIDNQLRGRAGRQGDPGVTQFYLSMEDELMRRFGSDNMKAMMDRLGMDDSQPIESKMVSRAVESAQKRVEGNNYDARKQLLQYDDVLRQQREVIYKQRQEVMESDNLRGIIEGMMKSTVERAVALHTQEEIEEDWNIKGLVDYLNTNLLQDGDVKEEELRRLAPEEMSEPIIEKLIERYNEKEKLMPEEQMREFEKVVVFRVVDTKWTEHIDAMDHLREGIHLRAYGQIDPLREYQMEGFAMFESMVASIEEEISRYIMKAEIEQNLERQEVVQGEAVHPSSDGEEAKKKPVVKGDQVGRNDLCKCGSGKKYKNCCGIVQ; encoded by the coding sequence ATGATCGGTATTTTAAAAAAGGTGTTTGATGTAAATCAACGCCAAATTAAACGTATGCAAAAGACAGTTGAGCAAATTGATGCATTAGAGTCATCTATTAAGCCACTAACTGATGAACAATTAAAAGGAAAGACGCTTGAATTTAAAGAACGTCTAACAAAAGGTGAAACAGTAGATGATTTACTACCTGAAGCTTTTGCAGTTGTTCGCGAAGCGGCAACTCGTGTTCTTGGAATGCGTCCATATGGCGTACAGTTAATGGGTGGTATTGCCTTACATGAAGGGAATATTTCTGAGATGAAAACGGGTGAAGGTAAAACGTTAACATCTACATTACCTGTATATTTAAATGCTTTAACAGGAAAAGGTGTTCACGTTGTTACAGTCAATGAATATTTAGCACAACGTGATGCGAGCGAAATGGGACAACTTCATGAGTTCCTTGGCTTAACGGTAGGAATTAACTTAAATAGTATGTCACGCGAAGAGAAACAAGAGGCTTATGCTGCTGATATTACGTATAGCACAAATAATGAGCTTGGATTCGATTACTTACGTGATAACATGGGTTTATATAAAGAGGAGTGCGTTCAACGTCCACTTCACTTTGCTATTATCGATGAAGTCGATTCTATTTTAGTCGATGAAGCACGTACGCCGCTTATTATTTCAGGACAAGCTCAAAAATCAACAGAGCTATACATGTTTGCAAATGCATTTGTTCGTACGTTAGAAAATGAAAAAGATTATTCATTTGATGTGAAAACGAAAAATGTAATGCTAACAGAAGATGGTATTACGAAAGCAGAGAAAGCTTTCCATATTGAAAACTTATTCGATTTAAAACATGTAGCACTTCTTCACCATATTAATCAGGGGCTTCGTGCACACGTTGTTATGCATCGTGATACAGATTATGTTGTACAAGAAGGCGAAATCGTAATTGTAGACCAATTCACTGGTCGTCTTATGAAAGGTCGTCGTTATAGCGAAGGATTACACCAAGCGATTGAAGCAAAAGAAGGTGTAGAAATTCAAAATGAAAGCATGACGCTTGCAACAATTACATTCCAGAACTACTTCCGTATGTATGAAAAATTATCTGGTATGACTGGTACAGCGAAAACAGAGGAAGAGGAATTCCGTAACATTTACAATATGAACGTTATTGTAATTCCGACAAACAAACCGATTATTCGTGATGATCGTGCCGATTTAATCTTTAAATCAATGGAAGGTAAGTTCAATGCTGTTGTTGAGGATATTGTAAATCGTCATAAAAAAGGACAACCTGTTCTTGTAGGTACAGTTGCAATTGAAACTTCAGAGCTTATTTCAAAAATGTTAACGCGTAAAGGTGTACGTCATAACATCTTAAATGCGAAAAACCATGCTCGTGAAGCAGATATCATTGCAGAGGCTGGTATTAAAGGTGCTGTAACAATCGCGACGAACATGGCAGGTCGTGGTACAGATATTAAGCTTGGAGACGATGTGAAAAACGTTGGTTTAGCAGTTATCGGTACAGAGCGTCACGAAAGTCGTCGTATTGATAATCAGTTACGTGGTCGTGCTGGTCGTCAAGGGGACCCTGGTGTTACGCAGTTCTACTTATCGATGGAAGATGAATTAATGCGCCGATTTGGTTCAGATAATATGAAAGCAATGATGGACCGCCTTGGTATGGATGATTCTCAGCCGATTGAAAGTAAAATGGTTTCTCGTGCGGTAGAATCTGCACAAAAACGTGTTGAAGGAAATAACTATGATGCACGTAAGCAGTTACTGCAATATGATGATGTACTTCGTCAGCAACGTGAAGTTATTTACAAACAGCGTCAAGAGGTAATGGAGTCTGACAACTTACGCGGCATTATTGAAGGTATGATGAAATCTACAGTAGAACGTGCTGTTGCTCTTCATACACAAGAGGAAATTGAAGAAGATTGGAACATTAAAGGTCTTGTTGACTACTTAAATACAAACCTTCTTCAAGACGGAGATGTAAAAGAAGAAGAATTACGTCGCCTTGCTCCTGAGGAAATGAGCGAGCCAATTATTGAGAAATTAATTGAGCGATACAATGAAAAAGAAAAGCTTATGCCAGAAGAGCAAATGCGTGAGTTTGAGAAGGTTGTTGTATTCCGCGTTGTAGATACGAAATGGACAGAGCATATTGATGCGATGGATCACCTTCGTGAAGGTATTCATTTACGTGCTTACGGTCAAATCGATCCACTTCGTGAGTACCAAATGGAAGGGTTCGCGATGTTCGAGTCAATGGTTGCTTCTATTGAAGAGGAAATTTCTCGTTACATTATGAAAGCTGAAATTGAACAAAACTTAGAACGTCAAGAAGTTGTTCAAGGTGAAGCTGTTCATCCTTCTAGCGATGGCGAAGAAGCAAAGAAAAAGCCAGTTGTAAAAGGTGACCAAGTGGGCCGCAACGATTTATGTAAATGTGGTAGTGGTAAAAAATATAAAAACTGCTGTGGTATCGTTCAGTAA
- a CDS encoding NlpC/P60 family protein: MFYKNVTLAKKIPNYGINFIGYIRKKKKESGVKNKMKKLKMASCALVAGLMFSGLTPNVFAEDKISDVKSQINTQNDTLHKQQQERDELQKQMNDLNKTIQGLDKSVQENAAKLDETTKKVADTEQLIEKKNKDIAELQTKIAKREELLRKRLVALQEQPNTNVVTEVLVNSKNVADLVDRLTSVSKILESDEDIMKTQQEDQASVKKDVATVKEKQKELKEAQAQIETAKKELDAEKEKKATAVNDLSGKMDTVVTSMTSTEGQLKELEKQALQLQRIAEEEAQAKAAQEAAAQKQAEQAAKAAQAQPAQAPAEQVAPANNGGQAQKEEPKKEEPKKEEPKKEAPKQEEKKPASNVGGVIGKAQSYLGLPYVWGSASPSNGGFDCSGFISYIFGVGRQDVAGYWNSVSKVGSPQPGDLVFFQGTYKAGPSHIGIYVGNGQMIHASDKGIAYGDINSSYNQKHFLGYGRF, encoded by the coding sequence TTGTTTTACAAAAACGTAACATTAGCAAAAAAAATCCCGAATTATGGTATAAATTTTATAGGTTATATACGGAAAAAGAAAAAAGAAAGCGGTGTAAAAAATAAAATGAAAAAGCTAAAAATGGCATCTTGTGCATTAGTTGCAGGATTAATGTTTTCTGGGCTAACACCAAATGTATTTGCAGAAGATAAAATTTCTGACGTGAAATCACAAATTAACACACAAAATGACACTTTACATAAACAACAACAAGAACGTGATGAATTACAAAAACAAATGAATGACTTAAACAAAACAATTCAAGGTTTAGATAAATCTGTTCAAGAGAATGCTGCAAAGCTTGATGAAACAACGAAAAAAGTTGCTGATACTGAGCAATTAATTGAAAAGAAAAATAAAGATATTGCAGAATTACAAACAAAGATTGCAAAACGTGAAGAACTATTAAGAAAGCGTTTAGTTGCACTTCAAGAACAACCAAATACGAACGTTGTAACAGAAGTTCTTGTAAACTCTAAAAACGTTGCAGATTTAGTTGATCGTTTAACTTCTGTTTCTAAAATTCTTGAGTCTGATGAAGATATCATGAAAACACAACAAGAAGACCAAGCTAGTGTGAAAAAAGATGTTGCAACGGTAAAAGAAAAACAAAAAGAATTAAAAGAAGCACAAGCTCAAATTGAAACTGCTAAGAAAGAACTTGACGCTGAAAAAGAGAAAAAAGCAACAGCGGTAAACGATTTAAGCGGTAAAATGGATACAGTTGTAACTTCAATGACAAGCACGGAAGGTCAATTGAAAGAGCTTGAGAAACAAGCATTACAATTACAACGCATTGCCGAAGAAGAAGCACAAGCAAAAGCTGCACAAGAAGCTGCTGCTCAAAAACAAGCTGAGCAAGCTGCTAAAGCTGCGCAAGCTCAACCAGCACAAGCACCTGCAGAGCAAGTTGCACCAGCAAACAATGGTGGACAAGCTCAAAAAGAAGAGCCTAAAAAAGAAGAACCAAAAAAAGAAGAGCCTAAGAAAGAAGCACCTAAACAAGAAGAGAAAAAGCCAGCTTCAAATGTGGGTGGCGTAATTGGTAAAGCACAAAGCTACTTAGGTTTACCATATGTTTGGGGAAGTGCATCTCCATCAAACGGTGGTTTTGACTGTAGTGGATTCATTTCTTACATTTTTGGTGTAGGTCGTCAAGACGTTGCAGGTTACTGGAATTCAGTTTCTAAAGTAGGTAGCCCACAACCAGGAGACTTAGTATTCTTCCAAGGTACTTATAAAGCAGGTCCATCTCACATCGGTATTTACGTTGGTAATGGCCAAATGATTCATGCTAGTGATAAAGGAATTGCATACGGTGATATTAACAGTTCGTATAACCAAAAACATTTCTTAGGATACGGTCGATTCTAG
- a CDS encoding RNA-guided endonuclease TnpB family protein, producing the protein MSQTITVKVKLLPTKEQIQLLEQSSYEYIKVINTLVSEMAEAKKSTKKSTKDVEANLPSAVKNQAIKDAKSVFSTKVKKSKYKVIPILKRPVCVWNNQNYSFDFTHISVPLMVNGKSTRLKVRALLTDKYNRNFNLLTHKLGTLRITKKSNKWIAQISVTIPTNEKTGTKILGVDLGLKVPAVAITDDEKVRFFGNGRQNKYMKRKFRSVRKKLGENKKLNAIRQLDDKEQRWMQDQDHKVSREIIDFATDNNISVIRLEQLTNIRQTARTSRKNEKNLHTWSFYRLAQFIEYKANLVGIKVEYVNPAYTSQTCPKCSEKNKAPDRKYKCRCGFEKHRDIVGAMNIRYATVIDGNSQSA; encoded by the coding sequence GTGTCACAAACAATCACAGTCAAAGTTAAATTGCTTCCAACAAAAGAACAAATTCAGTTATTGGAACAAAGTAGCTATGAGTATATCAAAGTCATTAATACACTTGTATCTGAAATGGCTGAAGCGAAGAAGAGCACTAAGAAAAGTACAAAAGATGTTGAAGCGAATCTTCCAAGCGCAGTGAAGAACCAAGCAATTAAAGACGCTAAAAGTGTGTTTTCTACAAAGGTGAAAAAAAGTAAATACAAAGTTATTCCGATTCTAAAGAGACCTGTTTGTGTATGGAACAATCAAAACTATTCGTTTGACTTCACGCACATTTCAGTTCCACTCATGGTAAATGGAAAATCAACTCGCTTAAAGGTTCGTGCTTTATTAACTGATAAATATAATCGCAATTTTAATTTGTTAACACACAAGTTAGGTACACTTCGTATCACGAAGAAATCTAATAAGTGGATTGCTCAAATATCTGTCACAATTCCTACAAATGAAAAAACAGGAACGAAGATTTTAGGGGTAGATTTAGGTCTTAAAGTCCCTGCGGTAGCCATCACAGACGATGAGAAAGTTCGTTTCTTCGGCAATGGTAGACAAAACAAATATATGAAACGTAAGTTTCGTAGTGTTCGTAAGAAGTTAGGTGAAAATAAGAAATTAAATGCCATTCGACAACTTGATGATAAAGAACAAAGATGGATGCAAGACCAAGACCACAAAGTAAGTCGTGAAATCATTGACTTTGCAACTGATAATAACATTTCTGTTATTCGTTTAGAACAACTAACGAATATTAGACAGACGGCAAGAACAAGCCGTAAAAACGAGAAAAATCTACACACTTGGTCATTCTATCGTTTAGCACAATTCATTGAATACAAAGCGAATTTAGTTGGTATTAAGGTAGAATATGTGAACCCTGCTTATACAAGTCAAACATGTCCGAAATGTTCTGAAAAGAACAAAGCACCAGACAGAAAATACAAGTGCCGATGTGGATTTGAGAAACATCGTGATATTGTTGGGGCGATGAATATTCGCTACGCAACTGTGATTGATGGTAACAGTCAATCAGCCTAA
- the hpf gene encoding ribosome hibernation-promoting factor, HPF/YfiA family — protein MKFNIRGENIEVTPALKEYVEKKLSKLERYFDTFPEIKVNLKVYSDKQRVEVTIPFTDLLLRAEETNSDMYAAIDLVVDKIERQIRKHKTKVNRKLREKGSIKTNFILPEAVAVLDEVEEDELELVRTKRFDLKPMDVEEAILQMDMLGHNFFVFTNADTNETNVVYGRKDGKYGLIETK, from the coding sequence ATGAAATTCAACATTCGTGGTGAAAATATTGAAGTAACTCCAGCATTAAAGGAATATGTAGAGAAAAAACTAAGTAAGTTAGAGCGTTATTTTGATACATTCCCAGAGATTAAAGTTAATTTAAAAGTATACTCTGACAAGCAACGTGTCGAGGTAACAATCCCATTTACTGATTTATTACTTCGTGCAGAAGAAACTAATAGCGATATGTACGCTGCTATCGATTTAGTAGTTGATAAAATTGAGCGACAAATTCGTAAACATAAAACAAAAGTAAATCGTAAGTTACGTGAGAAAGGTTCTATAAAAACGAACTTTATCCTTCCAGAAGCAGTAGCTGTTTTGGATGAGGTAGAAGAAGATGAATTAGAACTTGTACGTACAAAACGATTCGATTTAAAACCGATGGACGTTGAAGAGGCAATCCTACAAATGGATATGCTAGGACATAATTTCTTCGTCTTCACAAATGCTGATACAAACGAAACTAATGTTGTATATGGCCGTAAAGATGGGAAATACGGTTTAATCGAAACTAAATAA
- the comFA gene encoding ATP-dependent helicase ComFA encodes MVAGKQLLLEELSSDLQRKLNDLKKKGEIVCVQGVKKKNSKYMCQRCGNVDRRLFASFLCKRCSKVCTYCRKCITMGRVSECAVLVRGIAERKREKNSNLLQWNGTLSTGQNLAAQGVIEAIKQKESFFIWAVCGAGKTEMLFYGINEALQKGERVCIATPRTDVVLELAPRLQKVFPYIKVAALYGGSVDKEKDAVLVVATTHQLLRYYRAFHVIVVDEIDAFPYCADQMLQYAVKQAMKEKAARIYLTATPDETWKRKFRKGEQKGVIVSGRYHRHPLPVPLFCWCGNWKKSLNRERIPRVLLQWLKMYLNKKYPVFLFVPHVRYIEEISSLLKSLHNKVEGVHAEDPMRKEKVAAFRKGEIPLLVTTTILERGVTVINLQVAVLGAEEEIFSESALVQIAGRAGRSFEAPYGEVIYFHYGKTEAMVRAKKHIQGMNKNAKEQGLID; translated from the coding sequence ATGGTAGCGGGAAAACAGTTGCTATTAGAAGAACTTTCTTCAGATTTACAGAGGAAATTAAACGATTTGAAAAAAAAGGGAGAGATCGTATGTGTACAAGGTGTAAAAAAGAAGAATTCTAAATATATGTGCCAACGCTGTGGAAATGTAGATCGGCGGCTATTTGCGTCGTTTTTATGTAAAAGATGCAGTAAAGTGTGCACATATTGCCGGAAGTGTATAACGATGGGGAGAGTAAGTGAATGTGCTGTACTTGTTCGCGGGATTGCTGAAAGAAAGAGAGAAAAGAATTCAAATTTGTTACAGTGGAACGGGACGTTGTCTACTGGCCAGAATTTGGCGGCGCAAGGAGTTATAGAGGCTATTAAGCAAAAAGAATCATTTTTTATTTGGGCTGTATGCGGGGCTGGGAAAACAGAGATGTTGTTTTACGGTATTAACGAAGCGCTTCAAAAAGGAGAAAGAGTTTGTATCGCAACGCCAAGAACGGATGTTGTTTTGGAATTAGCACCGAGATTACAAAAAGTATTTCCATATATAAAGGTAGCGGCTTTATATGGAGGGAGTGTAGATAAAGAAAAAGATGCAGTACTAGTCGTTGCGACCACGCATCAATTATTACGTTATTATAGGGCGTTTCATGTCATAGTTGTAGATGAGATAGATGCTTTTCCATATTGTGCAGATCAAATGTTACAGTACGCGGTAAAACAAGCGATGAAAGAAAAAGCGGCGCGTATTTATTTAACTGCGACTCCAGATGAAACGTGGAAGCGAAAATTTAGAAAAGGTGAACAAAAAGGTGTTATTGTTTCTGGACGATATCACCGTCATCCGTTGCCAGTTCCCCTATTTTGCTGGTGCGGAAATTGGAAGAAAAGCCTCAACCGTGAAAGAATTCCTCGAGTTTTACTACAATGGTTAAAGATGTACTTAAACAAAAAGTATCCTGTTTTTTTATTCGTTCCCCATGTACGATATATAGAAGAAATAAGCTCGTTATTGAAATCATTGCATAATAAAGTTGAAGGGGTACATGCAGAAGATCCGATGAGAAAAGAGAAAGTCGCAGCGTTCAGAAAGGGAGAAATCCCATTATTAGTTACAACGACAATTTTAGAGCGAGGCGTAACGGTGATAAATTTGCAAGTTGCAGTTTTAGGGGCGGAAGAAGAAATATTTTCAGAAAGTGCGCTCGTACAAATTGCGGGCCGAGCAGGGCGGAGCTTTGAAGCACCGTATGGAGAGGTCATTTATTTTCACTATGGCAAGACAGAGGCGATGGTGCGCGCGAAAAAACATATTCAAGGTATGAATAAAAATGCGAAAGAACAAGGATTGATCGATTAA
- the cccB gene encoding cytochrome c551 has translation MKKKLLAIALGTSVVFALGACGNKEESKSSKQSASTDSAEQIFQRSCAGCHATDLSGATGPDLRKVGGKYDAADIEEIIKKGRGSMSPGLIQGEDAKKVSEWLAEHK, from the coding sequence GTGAAAAAGAAATTGTTGGCTATTGCGCTAGGGACATCGGTTGTTTTTGCTTTAGGAGCATGCGGAAATAAAGAAGAGAGTAAGTCTTCGAAACAGTCTGCAAGCACAGACAGCGCAGAACAAATTTTCCAAAGAAGTTGTGCGGGATGTCACGCAACAGATTTATCAGGGGCAACTGGACCTGATTTAAGAAAAGTAGGCGGTAAGTACGACGCTGCAGATATCGAAGAGATTATTAAAAAAGGCCGCGGTTCAATGTCACCAGGACTTATTCAAGGTGAAGATGCGAAAAAAGTGTCTGAATGGTTAGCTGAACATAAATAA
- the tnpA gene encoding IS200/IS605-like element ISBce3 family transposase — MINDYRRTKTTVSLINYHFVFCPRYRRKIFLNTKVEERFKELVQEICGEMDVAIVAMECDKDHVHLFLNTLPTLSPADTMAKIKGVTSKRLREEVPHLQHLPSLWTRSYFVSTAGNVSTETIKQYVENQKKRG; from the coding sequence ATGATAAATGATTATAGAAGAACCAAAACAACTGTGTCATTAATTAACTACCATTTTGTGTTTTGCCCGCGATACAGAAGAAAAATTTTTCTTAACACAAAAGTAGAAGAACGTTTCAAAGAGTTGGTTCAAGAAATATGCGGAGAAATGGATGTTGCTATTGTCGCAATGGAATGCGACAAAGACCACGTTCACTTGTTCTTAAATACACTACCAACACTTAGTCCTGCTGACACAATGGCGAAAATTAAAGGAGTGACATCGAAGCGTTTGAGAGAAGAGGTTCCTCATCTTCAACACTTGCCAAGTCTATGGACACGTTCCTATTTTGTTTCTACTGCTGGAAATGTATCGACTGAGACAATTAAACAGTATGTTGAAAATCAAAAGAAGAGGGGGTGA
- a CDS encoding ComF family protein — MHCLLCDECFVEKVSWYTFFVKCHRKYICDRCEQKLSYIIGEICMECGRPLEFVPASFQEDGICIDCIRWMKEEKYRSFKNRSLYMYDDEMKEIVAQFKFRGDAELVHIFYRPFRSLFQKCFANVSTVIAVPLSKEREIERGFNQAELLATCLPVKISYPSLRRRETEKQSKKTRKERVSGSNPFYFQGEEMFSGQHILLVDDVYTTGSTVRQIGSLLYERGAREVSSLTLCRS, encoded by the coding sequence ATGCATTGTTTACTTTGTGATGAGTGTTTTGTAGAAAAGGTTAGTTGGTACACTTTTTTTGTAAAGTGTCATAGAAAATATATATGTGATAGATGTGAGCAGAAACTTTCCTATATTATAGGAGAAATTTGCATGGAGTGCGGGCGACCTTTAGAATTTGTTCCTGCCTCATTTCAAGAAGACGGTATTTGTATAGATTGTATAAGGTGGATGAAAGAGGAGAAGTATCGTTCTTTTAAAAACCGTTCGTTATATATGTATGATGATGAGATGAAAGAAATAGTAGCGCAGTTTAAGTTTCGGGGGGATGCAGAGTTAGTGCACATTTTTTATCGTCCTTTTCGAAGTTTATTTCAAAAGTGTTTTGCCAATGTTTCAACTGTTATCGCTGTTCCGCTTAGTAAGGAAAGGGAAATTGAACGTGGTTTTAATCAAGCTGAGTTATTAGCAACTTGTTTGCCTGTCAAAATTTCTTATCCATCATTAAGAAGAAGGGAAACAGAAAAGCAAAGTAAGAAGACACGTAAAGAAAGGGTGTCAGGAAGCAATCCTTTTTATTTTCAGGGAGAAGAGATGTTTTCTGGGCAACATATTTTACTCGTTGATGACGTGTATACGACAGGGAGTACAGTTAGGCAAATCGGAAGTTTGTTATATGAAAGAGGGGCAAGGGAAGTATCTAGTTTGACACTTTGTAGAAGTTAA